A genomic segment from Neisseria perflava encodes:
- the aroE gene encoding shikimate dehydrogenase, whose translation MTTLPRYAVFGNPVAHSKSPQIHQQFALQEGAAIEYGRICVEIGGFAEAVAAFRAEGGQGANVTVPFKQEAFALADEHSDRALAAGAVNTLVWLEDGRIRGDNTDGIGLANDITQVKNIAIEGKTILLLGAGGAVRGVIPVLKEHRPARIVIANRTHAKAEELAQLFCIEAVPMADLNGDFDIIINGTSGGLSGQLPTVSPEIFRNCRLAYDMVYGEAAQAFLNFAQSNGAAEVSDGLGMLVGQAAASYHIWRGFTPDIRPVIEYMKAL comes from the coding sequence ATGACTACCCTCCCCCGTTACGCCGTTTTCGGCAATCCCGTTGCACACAGTAAATCGCCGCAAATCCATCAGCAATTCGCACTTCAAGAAGGCGCGGCCATCGAATATGGGCGCATTTGTGTCGAAATCGGCGGCTTTGCCGAGGCTGTTGCGGCGTTTCGTGCCGAGGGCGGGCAAGGTGCGAATGTAACCGTTCCGTTCAAGCAGGAAGCTTTTGCGCTGGCGGACGAACATTCCGACCGCGCCTTGGCTGCCGGCGCGGTCAATACGCTGGTGTGGTTGGAAGACGGCAGAATACGCGGCGATAATACCGACGGTATCGGTTTGGCCAACGACATCACGCAGGTCAAAAACATTGCCATCGAGGGCAAAACCATTTTGCTTTTGGGCGCAGGCGGCGCGGTACGTGGCGTGATTCCGGTTTTGAAAGAACACCGCCCTGCCCGTATCGTCATTGCCAACCGTACCCACGCCAAAGCCGAGGAATTGGCGCAGCTTTTCTGCATTGAAGCCGTCCCGATGGCGGATTTGAACGGCGATTTTGATATCATCATCAACGGCACGTCTGGCGGTTTGAGCGGTCAGCTTCCTACCGTCAGCCCTGAAATTTTCCGCAACTGCCGCCTTGCCTACGATATGGTTTACGGCGAAGCGGCACAGGCGTTTTTGAACTTTGCCCAAAGCAATGGTGCGGCCGAAGTTTCAGACGGCCTGGGTATGCTGGTCGGTCAGGCTGCCGCTTCTTACCATATTTGGCGCGGATTTACGCCCGATATCCGCCCCGTTATCGAATACATGAAAGCCCTGTAA
- the glnA gene encoding type I glutamate--ammonia ligase, whose protein sequence is MSIKDAVKLIEESEARFVDLRFTDTKGKQHHFTVPARIVLDDPEEWFENGQAFDGSSIGGWKGIQASDMQLRPDASTAFVDPFYDDTTVVFTCDVIDPADGQGYDRDPRSIARRAEAYLKSSGIGDTAYFGPEPEFFVFDGVEFETDMHKTRYEITSESGAWSSGLHMDGQNTGHRPAVKGGYAPVAPIDCGQDLRSAMVNVLEELGIEVEVHHSEVGTGSQMEIGTRFATLVKRADQTQDMKYVIQNVAHNFGKTATFMPKPIMGDNGSGMHVHQSIWKDGQNLFSGDGYAGLSDTALYYIGGIIKHAKALNAITNPSTNSYKRLVPHFEAPTKLAYSAKNRSASIRIPSVNSSKARRIEARFPDPTANPYLAFAALLMAGLDGIQNKIHPGDPADKNLYDLPPEEDALVPTVCASLEEALAALKADHEFLLRGGVFSKDWIDSYIAFKEEDVRRIRMAPHPLEFEMYYSL, encoded by the coding sequence ATGTCCATCAAAGACGCTGTAAAACTGATTGAAGAAAGCGAAGCCCGCTTCGTAGATTTGCGCTTTACCGATACCAAAGGCAAGCAGCACCACTTTACCGTACCTGCCCGCATCGTCCTCGACGATCCCGAAGAATGGTTTGAAAACGGTCAGGCGTTTGACGGTTCGTCCATCGGCGGCTGGAAAGGCATTCAGGCTTCAGATATGCAGTTGCGTCCCGATGCATCTACGGCCTTTGTCGATCCTTTCTACGACGATACCACCGTTGTCTTTACCTGCGATGTTATCGATCCGGCCGACGGCCAAGGCTATGACCGCGACCCGCGCTCTATCGCACGCCGCGCCGAAGCCTACTTGAAATCTTCCGGTATCGGCGACACCGCCTATTTCGGCCCCGAGCCTGAATTCTTCGTTTTTGACGGCGTAGAATTTGAAACCGACATGCACAAAACTCGTTACGAAATCACTTCCGAAAGCGGCGCATGGTCAAGCGGCCTGCACATGGACGGTCAAAATACCGGCCACCGCCCGGCCGTCAAAGGCGGTTACGCACCTGTTGCGCCGATTGACTGCGGCCAAGACCTGCGTTCTGCCATGGTCAATGTTTTGGAAGAACTCGGCATCGAAGTGGAAGTGCATCACAGTGAAGTCGGTACCGGCAGCCAAATGGAAATCGGCACCCGTTTCGCCACTTTGGTCAAACGCGCCGACCAAACCCAAGACATGAAATATGTGATTCAAAACGTTGCCCACAACTTCGGCAAAACCGCTACATTCATGCCTAAACCCATCATGGGCGACAACGGCAGCGGTATGCATGTTCACCAATCCATTTGGAAAGACGGTCAAAACCTGTTCTCAGGCGACGGCTATGCCGGTTTGTCCGATACCGCCCTTTATTACATCGGCGGCATCATCAAACACGCCAAAGCCTTGAACGCGATTACCAATCCGTCCACCAACTCCTACAAACGCCTCGTGCCGCACTTTGAAGCGCCGACCAAACTGGCATATTCCGCCAAAAACCGTTCCGCTTCCATCCGCATTCCGTCTGTGAACAGCAGCAAAGCACGCCGTATCGAAGCGCGTTTCCCTGATCCGACCGCCAACCCATACTTGGCATTTGCCGCTTTGTTGATGGCCGGTTTGGACGGTATTCAAAACAAAATCCATCCGGGCGACCCTGCCGATAAAAACCTGTACGACCTGCCACCGGAAGAAGATGCATTGGTGCCTACCGTTTGCGCTTCTTTGGAAGAAGCACTGGCCGCCCTCAAAGCCGACCATGAATTCCTCCTGCGCGGCGGTGTGTTCAGCAAAGACTGGATCGACAGCTACATCGCCTTTAAAGAGGAAGATGTCCGCCGTATCCGCATGGCGCCGCATCCGCTGGAATTTGAAATGTATTACAGTCTGTAA
- a CDS encoding surface-adhesin E family protein: protein MKKVLCLAVFALGLATPAVAADWVWLGNDSNNTAVFGDADSRTDNSAWVEMRYAKPKKHSNGKFYNTDKGLEEIDCSGKRRRSLTVTWYSKSGNSIGSETPSYAEWDYVIPGTLGESMYKFVCNHDPR from the coding sequence ATGAAAAAGGTGTTGTGCTTGGCAGTATTTGCATTAGGGTTGGCAACGCCGGCGGTGGCGGCGGATTGGGTGTGGTTAGGTAATGACAGTAACAATACTGCCGTGTTTGGTGATGCAGACAGCCGTACGGACAATAGTGCATGGGTTGAAATGAGGTATGCCAAGCCGAAAAAGCATAGCAATGGAAAATTTTATAATACAGATAAAGGGTTGGAAGAAATAGATTGCAGTGGTAAACGTCGTAGGTCTTTGACGGTAACGTGGTATTCCAAATCGGGAAACTCTATCGGTTCTGAGACACCATCCTATGCCGAATGGGATTATGTTATTCCAGGTACGCTTGGAGAGAGTATGTACAAATTTGTCTGCAACCACGATCCTCGTTGA
- a CDS encoding site-2 protease family protein, giving the protein MFANFDLGVFLLAVLPVLLAITVREVARGYTARYWGDHTGEQFGRLTLNPLPHIDPVGTIVVPLVCLMIGSFLFGWARPMPIDSRNFRDPRRAWRWVSISGPIANLILAFFWGFVVVLAAYVPESYQAPLVQMAGYGVMVNSIWVAFSLIPILPWDGGIFIDTFLNAKQSMQFRKIEPYGTWIILILLFTGLLAKLIWPIIAMIQTAVQMVVMLFI; this is encoded by the coding sequence ATGTTTGCAAATTTTGATTTAGGCGTATTTTTGCTGGCAGTATTGCCCGTGTTGTTGGCCATTACCGTGCGCGAAGTGGCACGCGGTTATACGGCGCGTTATTGGGGCGACCATACCGGCGAGCAGTTCGGGCGTTTGACCCTCAATCCGCTGCCACACATCGATCCTGTCGGTACAATTGTCGTGCCGCTGGTGTGTCTGATGATTGGCAGTTTTCTGTTCGGCTGGGCGCGTCCTATGCCCATCGATTCGCGCAATTTCCGCGATCCGCGCCGCGCGTGGCGTTGGGTGTCGATTTCAGGTCCGATTGCCAATCTGATTTTGGCGTTCTTTTGGGGTTTTGTCGTCGTACTTGCCGCGTATGTGCCTGAGTCTTATCAAGCGCCGTTGGTGCAGATGGCCGGTTACGGCGTGATGGTGAACTCGATTTGGGTCGCATTCAGCCTGATTCCGATTTTGCCTTGGGACGGCGGTATTTTTATCGATACCTTCCTTAACGCCAAGCAGTCCATGCAGTTCCGTAAAATCGAGCCATACGGTACATGGATTATCCTGATTCTTTTGTTTACCGGCCTGCTGGCCAAACTGATTTGGCCGATTATTGCCATGATTCAGACAGCAGTGCAGATGGTTGTCATGCTGTTTATTTAA
- the dusB gene encoding tRNA dihydrouridine synthase DusB, giving the protein MHIGGYFIDNPIALAPMAGITDKLFRRICREFGAGWAVCEMLTSDPTLRNTKKTLRRSDFEGEGGVVAVQIAGSDPQQMAEAARYNVGLGAQVIDINMGCPAKKVCNVQAGSALMQNEPLVAEILEAVVNAVDVPVTLKTRLGWHDEHQNLPTIAKIAEESGIAALAIHGRTRTQMYKGEARYELIAETKGRLNIPVWVNGDITSPQKAAAVLKQTAADGIMIGRGAQGRPWLFRDLKHYAEYGVLPPALSLAECNTTILNHIRAMHEFYGEIAGVRIARKHIGWYIDEMPDGEQTRRDINRLDSAAAQYDTLAAYLETLSEKTDRWVCHYRES; this is encoded by the coding sequence ATGCACATCGGCGGCTATTTCATTGACAACCCCATTGCACTTGCCCCCATGGCAGGCATTACGGACAAACTGTTCCGCCGGATTTGCCGCGAGTTTGGTGCAGGGTGGGCAGTGTGCGAAATGCTGACCAGCGACCCAACGCTTAGAAATACCAAAAAGACCCTGCGCCGCAGCGATTTTGAAGGCGAGGGCGGAGTGGTGGCCGTCCAGATTGCCGGCAGCGATCCGCAGCAGATGGCGGAAGCTGCGCGTTACAACGTCGGCTTGGGTGCGCAGGTGATTGATATAAACATGGGCTGTCCGGCCAAAAAAGTCTGCAATGTGCAGGCAGGCAGCGCATTAATGCAAAACGAGCCTTTGGTTGCCGAAATCTTGGAAGCCGTTGTCAACGCGGTGGACGTACCCGTTACCCTCAAAACCCGTTTGGGCTGGCATGACGAACATCAAAATTTGCCGACCATTGCCAAAATCGCCGAAGAATCAGGCATCGCAGCCCTTGCCATCCATGGCCGCACCCGTACGCAGATGTACAAAGGCGAAGCGCGTTACGAACTGATTGCCGAAACCAAAGGCCGTCTGAACATTCCCGTTTGGGTCAACGGCGATATTACCTCGCCGCAAAAAGCCGCCGCCGTCCTCAAGCAAACCGCCGCCGACGGCATCATGATAGGGCGCGGCGCACAAGGCAGGCCGTGGCTTTTCCGTGATTTAAAACATTACGCCGAATACGGCGTTTTGCCTCCGGCCTTAAGCTTGGCAGAATGCAATACCACCATTTTGAACCACATCCGCGCCATGCATGAATTTTATGGAGAAATTGCCGGAGTACGCATCGCCCGAAAACACATCGGCTGGTATATCGACGAAATGCCCGACGGCGAACAAACACGCCGGGACATCAACCGCTTGGACAGTGCTGCGGCACAATACGATACCCTTGCCGCCTATCTTGAGACGCTTTCGGAGAAAACCGACCGCTGGGTGTGTCACTATCGGGAAAGCTGA
- a CDS encoding Fis family transcriptional regulator: MNQTTTDIAQCIEQNLRQYFKDLDGTEPCGVYDMVLHQVEKPMLICVMEQCGGNQSKAAAILGLNRNTLRKKLQQHGLL; encoded by the coding sequence ATGAATCAAACGACGACTGACATTGCGCAATGTATTGAACAAAACTTACGACAATACTTCAAAGACTTGGATGGTACAGAACCTTGCGGCGTGTACGATATGGTGTTGCACCAAGTTGAAAAGCCGATGCTGATTTGCGTGATGGAACAATGCGGCGGCAACCAATCTAAAGCGGCGGCCATTTTGGGGTTGAACCGCAATACCCTGCGTAAAAAGCTGCAGCAGCATGGTTTGTTGTAA
- a CDS encoding DMT family transporter produces MLYQILALLIWGSSFIAAKYSYEMLDPALMVEARLLIAALMVLPSCRRHLGRIPRSEWKPLLWISFVNYVVVLMLQFIGLKYTSAASAVTMVGLEPLLVVFVGHFFFNDKAKLYHWICCAVAFAGVGMMVMGGAEEGGTIDWFGCLLILLAGFGFAGVIRPSQQMIVRIGAPAFTAASMAVAAVLCLPFSLVLADSYQINWSWGGTLSVLYMGIGCSWLAYLLWNKGMNTVPANVSGLLISLEPVIGVIMAVLILGEHLSTLSAMGITVVIASTFVAGMLTRVSNKHKKAV; encoded by the coding sequence ATGCTTTACCAAATACTCGCACTGTTAATCTGGGGCAGCTCGTTTATCGCTGCCAAATATTCCTACGAGATGCTCGACCCGGCGCTGATGGTTGAGGCGCGATTGTTGATTGCCGCATTGATGGTGCTGCCGTCGTGCCGCCGTCATTTGGGCAGGATTCCGCGGAGCGAGTGGAAGCCGTTGTTGTGGATTTCCTTTGTCAACTACGTTGTCGTTTTGATGCTCCAGTTTATCGGTTTGAAATATACATCTGCCGCCAGCGCGGTTACCATGGTGGGGTTGGAGCCTTTGCTGGTGGTCTTTGTCGGTCATTTCTTCTTCAACGACAAAGCCAAACTTTACCACTGGATTTGCTGCGCAGTGGCGTTTGCCGGCGTGGGCATGATGGTCATGGGCGGTGCAGAAGAGGGCGGTACGATTGACTGGTTCGGCTGTTTGCTGATTTTACTTGCAGGATTCGGTTTTGCAGGCGTGATACGTCCGAGCCAGCAGATGATTGTCCGTATTGGTGCGCCTGCATTTACCGCGGCTTCCATGGCGGTGGCGGCGGTGTTGTGCCTGCCGTTTTCGCTGGTGTTGGCAGACAGCTATCAAATCAATTGGTCATGGGGCGGTACGCTGTCGGTTTTGTATATGGGGATTGGCTGCAGCTGGCTTGCCTATCTGTTGTGGAACAAAGGCATGAACACAGTCCCTGCCAACGTCTCCGGCCTGCTGATTTCGCTTGAGCCTGTCATCGGCGTTATCATGGCGGTGTTAATTTTGGGCGAACATTTAAGTACCCTGTCTGCGATGGGCATTACCGTCGTTATTGCGTCCACTTTTGTCGCCGGTATGCTGACACGTGTGAGCAACAAACATAAAAAGGCCGTCTGA